TTGACAACTCGGGTACCGGGGTAATAGACCCGGACAAGAGGGAGAAGATCCGGAAATTCGTCGAGAGCAAGATTTCGTATACGAAGACCGAGGTGCTCAGCCACCCGATAGAGAAGGTATACGGAAGCTCGGGAACGATAAAGGCACTGATATCGCTTGCTGAAAAGTACAGGAATAAGAACTCCTCGTCAAATGATGAAAATTCTGCCGATATCGCAGAGATCGAGAACGTTATGCTCAGGCTGTGCGGCATGAGCCTTGAAGAGAGACAGAATATTCCCGGACTGAATCCCGCCCGTTCGGATATCATTGCAACGGGTGCGATAATCCTTCATACCCTGATGAAGGAGATGAAGATCGCGAGGATCTATTCGACCGACAGCAGTCTCCGGGACGGACTGCTGTTCGATTATATGCTGAAGCAGCCGGGATTCAAGTCGGCCGTCGATATCCCGGTAAAGGAGAAGAGCGTCAGGCATCTCGGAAGATCGTGCAGGATCGACGAGGCCCATGCAGAACATGTCACGAAACTCGCAAGGGATCTCTTCGAGAGTGCAAAGGAATGCGGGCTGCATAATTACGGTCCCGAAGAACTGGAGATGCTGGAATATGCCGCATTTCTTCACGATATCGGGCAGTTCGTAGCGTTTTCAGGCCACCAGAACCATTCGTGCTACATGATCATGAATAAATCGCTTCTGGGGTTCAACCAGGAGGAGCTGAGAATTATCGGCCTTATCGCAAATTTCCATAGGAAGAAGGTACCCAAATTAAAGGATGAGATATTCGGCGGCCTTGAAGAGGAGACCGTGAAATCCATTATTGTTCTCTCTCTTTTCCTGAGAATCGCCGAGCATCTTGAAAGAAGCCACGACGGAAGGGTGAAGAGAGCGTGGTTTTCAAAAACCGACAAAAAGCTGACGATAAATATCGAAT
The window above is part of the Methanolacinia paynteri genome. Proteins encoded here:
- a CDS encoding Ppx/GppA phosphatase family protein; translation: MPDRTEEKIISFIDLGTNSARLLIARIYSNHSYSVLRRQKEIIRLGEGSFAQGVISEYAIVKAIDLCRKYVEISQNFNVDEIHAVATSAARDAVNGQDLIHRIRQETGLDIKIISGEEEARLIYLGVSNNLGMDDRLCLFIDIGGGSTEIIVGSRFDYVYIKSLKLGALRTHFRFLDNSGTGVIDPDKREKIRKFVESKISYTKTEVLSHPIEKVYGSSGTIKALISLAEKYRNKNSSSNDENSADIAEIENVMLRLCGMSLEERQNIPGLNPARSDIIATGAIILHTLMKEMKIARIYSTDSSLRDGLLFDYMLKQPGFKSAVDIPVKEKSVRHLGRSCRIDEAHAEHVTKLARDLFESAKECGLHNYGPEELEMLEYAAFLHDIGQFVAFSGHQNHSCYMIMNKSLLGFNQEELRIIGLIANFHRKKVPKLKDEIFGGLEEETVKSIIVLSLFLRIAEHLERSHDGRVKRAWFSKTDKKLTINIESERDCTIELRAMEDDLAVLENTFGLKAEIKEI